The following are encoded in a window of Meiothermus sp. CFH 77666 genomic DNA:
- a CDS encoding helix-turn-helix domain-containing protein — translation MNLEARLSQIEARLAALELASRTPSNPSEGAFWALDYLRQTARPGGEVVFAGHAEVASGTWGWQWGLPVGSLLSVPWAEVAPSLAALAHPLRLEILRAVLNGKSSSQDLQHLVEVGTTGQLYHHLKELQSGGWLKAGKRGSYTVPPERVIPLLVILSAAGGEALAAQVKE, via the coding sequence GTGAACCTAGAGGCCCGCTTGAGTCAGATCGAAGCCCGCTTGGCCGCCCTGGAACTAGCCTCGAGAACGCCATCTAACCCATCCGAAGGCGCCTTCTGGGCGCTGGATTACTTACGCCAGACCGCCAGACCGGGCGGCGAGGTGGTGTTTGCGGGACATGCCGAGGTGGCTTCCGGCACCTGGGGGTGGCAATGGGGGCTGCCGGTGGGATCCCTGCTTAGTGTTCCGTGGGCGGAAGTGGCTCCGAGCCTCGCAGCCTTGGCCCACCCTTTGCGCCTGGAGATTCTTCGGGCTGTTCTCAACGGGAAAAGCAGCTCACAAGACCTGCAACACCTGGTAGAAGTTGGCACCACCGGACAGCTTTACCATCATCTAAAAGAGTTGCAAAGCGGAGGATGGCTGAAAGCAGGCAAGCGCGGCAGCTACACCGTGCCCCCGGAGCGAGTCATCCCTTTGCTGGTAATCCTGAGCGCAGCCGGGGGCGAGGCTCTGGCAGCCCAGGTAAAAGAATAA
- a CDS encoding YbjN domain-containing protein, which translates to MDTVLREVTPEEVRILLEQLGASAEQIKENLFSLEFPSGLRGHLITYGEPHVTSLQLRAGFSGFDRVEPRHLLNWNRRYRFTKSYLDADNDPVIESDLRLEGVTPEAIHAFIRDFSDQVTLFFSYMRMIDAGLIE; encoded by the coding sequence ATGGATACGGTTCTGCGCGAAGTCACCCCCGAAGAAGTACGCATCCTCCTCGAGCAGCTAGGTGCTAGCGCCGAACAGATCAAGGAAAACCTGTTCAGCCTGGAGTTTCCCAGTGGTTTGCGCGGGCATCTCATCACCTACGGCGAGCCACATGTGACAAGCTTGCAATTGCGGGCCGGGTTTTCGGGTTTTGACCGGGTAGAACCCCGCCACCTGCTCAACTGGAATCGCCGCTACCGCTTTACCAAGTCTTACCTCGATGCCGATAACGATCCGGTCATCGAGAGCGACCTGCGCCTCGAGGGGGTCACCCCCGAGGCCATCCACGCCTTTATTCGTGATTTCAGCGACCAGGTCACGCTTTTTTTCTCCTACATGCGCATGATTGATGCTGGCTTAATAGAGTAG
- a CDS encoding YkgJ family cysteine cluster protein, with the protein MRIMEVMNPDLRQAVARAHQKLDTQTEGYLAQHGLKVSCRQGCFACCFAWVVVGLAEAAYLREQLEAHQPQVLVRLEAEGPKRLTRIAQQKHRPDFPTRYFLEANPCPLLTPEGACSVHPQRPLACRGVLTNLSARYCAPGAVPELRGKERAAYQSQLKPWHGPEHYLKAPWQYSERLAQKLWATEKQVRGFTVVGELVSLIYLLGQPNFQKALENGLAAVRQALTKRGLLGGRYGFWLG; encoded by the coding sequence ATGCGTATCATGGAAGTTATGAACCCGGACTTGCGGCAGGCGGTGGCTCGAGCGCACCAGAAGCTGGACACTCAGACCGAAGGCTATCTGGCTCAGCACGGCCTGAAAGTAAGCTGCCGCCAGGGCTGTTTTGCGTGTTGCTTTGCCTGGGTGGTGGTGGGGTTGGCCGAGGCCGCTTATCTGCGCGAACAGCTCGAGGCCCATCAACCACAAGTGCTCGTCCGCCTCGAGGCCGAGGGCCCCAAAAGGCTTACCCGCATAGCACAGCAAAAACATAGACCCGATTTTCCCACCCGGTACTTCCTGGAGGCCAACCCCTGTCCGCTGCTCACGCCGGAGGGGGCCTGCTCGGTGCATCCCCAGCGCCCCCTGGCTTGCCGGGGGGTACTGACCAACCTGTCCGCCCGTTACTGCGCACCTGGCGCAGTGCCCGAGCTCCGAGGCAAGGAGCGGGCTGCCTACCAAAGCCAGCTCAAACCCTGGCACGGCCCCGAGCACTACCTGAAGGCGCCCTGGCAGTATTCCGAACGTCTGGCGCAAAAGCTATGGGCCACAGAAAAGCAGGTACGCGGTTTTACCGTTGTGGGGGAGCTGGTAAGCCTGATTTACCTGCTAGGCCAACCCAACTTTCAAAAAGCCCTGGAAAATGGCTTGGCGGCTGTCAGGCAAGCGCTTACAAAGCGCGGGCTTCTGGGTGGGCGGTATGGGTTCTGGTTGGGTTAG
- the glgP gene encoding alpha-glucan family phosphorylase, giving the protein MNVLGRITAMPTLPEPLKGLREVAYNLWWSWNPEALHLFEQINPSQWKRFRSNPVRALLEAEPERLQALAENAGYVGAVEATVANFRHYLQTRPQKPPRIAYFSMEYGFHESLPIYSGGLGILAGDHVKSASDLGLSLTGIGMFYHEGYFRQQLTPEGQQREVYEDLLPEELPLQVVTRDGRPLKVGVEFPGRTVYIMAYKAQVGTVPVYLMSTNLPENRPEDRALTARLYAPGQEIRIEQELILGVGGVRLIRALGLEPEVWHMNEGHAAFLGLERMREMVAAGRSFSEALEATAAGALFTTHTPVPAGHDTFPLDLVERYLDGWWNKLGISKEEFIALGREEKSYGPVFSMSNLALHTSRAAGGVSALHGEVSREMFQHLWKGLEPEEVPIGHITNGIHTFTFLHPEMHSLYERTFPKTWIEQLHDPSQWTVDRLEEDELWRIRNKLRASLIEEVRERLFEQRRRNGDLPASLRAAEKVLDPTVLTIGFARRFATYKRAILMFTDPERLVSILNGPLPVQFVFAGKAHPKDEPGKEFIKKLAEKIKALGLEDKMILLENYDMSLARSLVQGVDVWLNTPRRPMEASGTSGMKAALNGALNFSILDGWWAEAFNTTNGWAIGDERTYATEEAQDHADAQSFYDTLQYEVIPLFYARGAVGTPSGWLAMVRDSIRTCGPTYSAQRMVDEYHRKFYTPLAKRAAHLMERNAAALKEVAGWKTLVKGAWNNVKVWVEAPHPTANQPLQLRAFVQAYGIPTETLKVELVVRRSSGDLEVVALKPSGQERDALLYTGSYTPARPGSYVYGVRVVAAHPELSSPREVAFVKWAGTVVEEPVKV; this is encoded by the coding sequence ATGAATGTCCTCGGTCGAATCACCGCCATGCCCACCCTGCCTGAGCCCCTGAAGGGACTGCGCGAAGTGGCCTACAATCTCTGGTGGAGCTGGAACCCGGAGGCCCTACATCTCTTTGAACAAATTAATCCTTCGCAGTGGAAGCGCTTCCGGTCGAACCCGGTGCGAGCCTTGTTGGAAGCCGAACCCGAGCGGCTGCAGGCCCTGGCAGAGAATGCGGGTTATGTGGGCGCGGTAGAAGCCACCGTCGCTAACTTCCGCCATTACCTGCAAACCCGCCCCCAAAAACCCCCGCGCATTGCCTATTTCTCGATGGAGTATGGTTTCCACGAGTCGCTACCCATCTACTCGGGCGGCCTGGGCATTCTGGCCGGCGACCACGTGAAGTCGGCTTCAGATCTGGGGCTTAGCCTGACCGGAATTGGCATGTTCTACCACGAGGGCTATTTCCGCCAGCAGCTCACCCCCGAGGGCCAGCAGCGTGAAGTCTACGAAGATTTGCTGCCCGAGGAGCTGCCATTGCAGGTAGTGACCAGAGACGGCAGGCCCCTCAAGGTGGGGGTTGAGTTTCCCGGACGCACGGTTTACATCATGGCCTACAAGGCCCAGGTGGGCACCGTTCCGGTCTACCTAATGAGCACCAACCTGCCGGAAAACCGCCCCGAAGACCGCGCCCTAACTGCCCGTCTGTATGCGCCTGGACAGGAAATCCGCATCGAGCAGGAACTCATTCTGGGGGTGGGTGGGGTTCGCCTGATCAGGGCGCTGGGCTTGGAGCCCGAAGTCTGGCACATGAACGAGGGCCACGCGGCGTTCCTGGGCCTGGAGCGTATGCGCGAGATGGTGGCCGCCGGGCGCTCTTTCAGCGAAGCGCTGGAAGCCACGGCAGCAGGGGCTCTCTTCACCACCCATACCCCGGTACCTGCCGGACACGACACCTTTCCGCTGGATCTGGTGGAACGCTACCTGGATGGCTGGTGGAACAAGCTGGGCATCAGTAAAGAGGAGTTCATTGCCCTGGGGCGCGAGGAAAAAAGCTATGGCCCGGTTTTCAGCATGTCCAACCTGGCCCTGCACACCTCCCGCGCTGCCGGGGGGGTTTCGGCCCTGCACGGCGAAGTCTCCCGCGAGATGTTCCAGCATCTGTGGAAGGGCCTCGAGCCGGAGGAAGTCCCTATCGGGCATATTACCAACGGCATCCATACTTTCACCTTCCTACATCCCGAGATGCACAGCCTCTACGAGCGCACTTTCCCTAAAACCTGGATCGAGCAGTTGCACGACCCCAGCCAGTGGACCGTGGATCGGCTCGAGGAGGACGAACTCTGGCGCATCCGCAACAAACTGCGGGCCAGCCTGATTGAGGAGGTGCGGGAGCGGTTATTCGAGCAGCGCCGCCGCAATGGCGACCTACCGGCCAGCCTACGGGCTGCCGAGAAAGTGCTAGACCCCACCGTGCTTACCATCGGGTTTGCCCGCCGTTTTGCCACCTACAAGCGGGCCATCCTTATGTTTACCGACCCCGAGCGGTTGGTCTCCATTCTGAACGGCCCCCTGCCGGTGCAGTTTGTCTTTGCCGGGAAGGCCCACCCCAAGGATGAACCCGGCAAGGAGTTCATCAAGAAGCTGGCCGAGAAAATCAAGGCCCTGGGGCTGGAAGACAAAATGATTTTGCTCGAGAACTACGACATGAGCCTGGCCCGCAGCCTGGTACAGGGGGTGGACGTCTGGCTCAATACCCCCCGCCGCCCCATGGAAGCCTCGGGCACCTCGGGCATGAAAGCCGCCCTCAATGGTGCCCTGAACTTCTCCATTCTGGACGGCTGGTGGGCCGAGGCCTTCAACACCACCAACGGCTGGGCCATCGGCGACGAGCGTACCTACGCCACCGAAGAGGCCCAGGATCACGCCGATGCCCAGAGCTTCTACGACACACTGCAGTACGAGGTGATTCCGCTGTTTTACGCTCGAGGGGCCGTTGGCACGCCCAGCGGCTGGTTGGCTATGGTGCGCGACAGCATCCGCACCTGTGGCCCCACCTACTCCGCCCAGCGCATGGTGGATGAGTACCACCGCAAGTTCTACACGCCCCTGGCGAAGCGGGCGGCCCACCTGATGGAGCGGAATGCTGCTGCCCTCAAGGAGGTGGCGGGCTGGAAAACCCTGGTGAAGGGAGCCTGGAACAATGTAAAGGTCTGGGTGGAAGCGCCCCACCCCACGGCCAACCAACCCTTGCAGTTGCGGGCCTTTGTGCAAGCCTATGGCATTCCCACCGAGACCTTGAAGGTTGAGCTGGTAGTCCGCCGCAGCAGCGGCGACCTGGAAGTGGTCGCGCTGAAGCCCAGCGGCCAGGAGCGCGATGCCCTCCTGTACACCGGCAGCTACACCCCGGCCCGGCCTGGCAGTTATGTGTACGGGGTTCGGGTCGTGGCAGCGCACCCCGAGCTTTCCAGCCCCCGTGAGGTAGCCTTCGTGAAGTGGGCCGGAACCGTGGTTGAGGAGCCGGTGAAGGTGTAG